Proteins encoded together in one Solanum lycopersicum chromosome 7, SLM_r2.1 window:
- the GABA-TP1 gene encoding gamma aminobutyrate transaminase 1, mitochondrial — MAKISRLFGSTVKAAITAQAGFHGKRIPAVSSLQEHIVKSTPARYNSTQACLENDISGTDNKGFKGHDMLAPFTAGWQSTDVDPLIIEKSEGSHVYDMQGRKYIDTLAGLWCTALGGNEPRLVDAATKQLNTLPFYHSFWNRTTKPSLDLAKELLDMFTAKKMAKAFFTNSGSEANDTQVKLVWYYNNALGRPNKKKFIARAKAYHGSTLISASLTGLPALHQNFDLPAPFVLHTDCPHYWRYHLPGETEEEFSTRLAKNLEDLILKEGPETIAAFIAEPVMGAGGVIPPPATYFDKIQAVVKKYDILFIADEVICAFGRLGTMFGSDMYNIKPDLVTLAKALSSAYMPIGAVLVSPEVSDVIHSQSNKLGSFSHGFTYSGHPVACAVALEAIKIYKERNMVERVNRISPKFQEGLKAFSDSPIIGEIRGLGLILATEFANNKSPNDPFPPEWGVGAYFGAQCQKNGMLVRVAGDTIMMSPPFVVTPEELDELIRIYGKALRETEKRVEELKSQK; from the exons ATGGCCAAGATTTCTCGTCTTTTTGGATCCACCGTGAAAGCAGCTATCACCGCCCAG GCTGGTTTCCATGGAAAACGTATTCCAGCAGTTAGCAGTTTACAGGAGCATATTGTTAAATCAACACCGGCAAGATATAACAGTACACAGGCATGTTTGGAAAATGATATTTCTGGAACTGATAATAAAGG GTTCAAGGGTCATGATATGTTGGCACCCTTCACTGCTGGGTGGCAAAGTACTGATGTTGATCCTTTGATTATAGAGAAGTCTGAG GGATCCCATGTCTATGACATGCAAGGGAGGAAGTATATTGATACTCTAGCTGGTTTGTGGTGCACAGCACTAG GGGGGAACGAGCCTCGCCTGGTTGATGCTGCCACTAAGCAATTAAACACATTGCCGTTTTACCATTCATTTTGGAACCGTACAACAAAACCTTCTTTG GATCTTGCGAAGGAGCTTCTAGATATGTTCACTGCAAAGAAAATGGCAAAAGCTTTTTTCACCAATAGTGGATCAGAAGCCAATGATACCCAG GTGAAGCTGGTCTGGTATTATAACAATGCTCTTGGAAGgccaaacaaaaagaaatttataGCTCGAGCAAAAGC ATATCATGGTTCAACTCTTATTTCTGCCAGTCTCACTGG CCTTCCTGCATTAcatcaaaattttgatcttcCTGCTCCATTTGTTCTTCACACCGACTGTCCTCATTATTGGCGTTATCATCTGCCAG GTGAGACAGAGGAGGAGTTCTCCACCAGGTTGGCTAAAAATTTAGAAGATCTTATCCTCAAAGAGGGGCCTGAAACA ATAGCTGCTTTTATTGCTGAACCAGTCATGGGGGCAGGAGGTGTCATACCTCCTCCAGCTACCTATTTTGATAAG ATCCAAGCTGTAGTGAAGAAATATGACATTCTTTTCATTGCGGATGAGGTCATCTGTGCCTTTGGGAGGCTTGGAACAATGTTTGGCTCTGACATGTATAACATCAAACCTGATCTTGTCACCTTAGCAAAG GCTCTTTCTTCTGCATATATGCCTATTGGAGCTGTCCTTGTAAGCCCCGAAGTTTCTGATGTAATTCATTCTCAAAGCAATAAACTTG GTTCCTTTTCCCATGGATTCACTTATTCTGGGCATCCTGTTGCATGCGCAGTGGCATTGGAAGCTATTAAAATCTACAA GGAGCGAAATATGGTTGAGAGAGTAAATAGAATATCCCCAAAGTTTCAAGAAGGTCTGAAGGCATTTTCTGACAGTCCCATTATCGGAGAG ATTAGGGGACTTGGTTTGATCCTTGCCACAGAGTTTGCGAACAACAAATCTCCTAATGATCCTTTCCCTCCCGAATGGG GTGTTGGTGCATATTTTGGAGCGCAATGTCAGAAGAATGGCATGTTGGTACGAGTTGCTGGTGATACCATCATGATGTCTCCTCCATTTGTAGTTACTCCAGAAGAACTTGACGAG TTGATTAGAATCTATGGGAAAGCATTGAGGGAAACTGAAAAGAGAGTAGAAGAACTCAAGTCTCAGAAGTAA